In one Bradyrhizobium cosmicum genomic region, the following are encoded:
- the mtgA gene encoding monofunctional biosynthetic peptidoglycan transglycosylase, translated as MRIVKILLLLVALVALTPYVIAPFYRAGHPVSTLMAWRSLRGAPMQREWIDLAAMSPSLPRAVVAAEDAHFCKHHGIDWGALREAIDDAQEDGTAFRGASTITQQVAKNLFLWQGRDFVRKALEFPLALWIDLVLPKARILEIYLNIAELGPQGQFGVETASAYAFGKSAANLSPREAALLASILPNPVKRSARTPGPGVRRLAGTYVARSQASSLLTCWRDTR; from the coding sequence TTGCGCATCGTTAAAATCCTCCTCCTGCTGGTCGCGCTCGTAGCTCTCACCCCCTATGTGATCGCCCCGTTCTACCGCGCCGGCCATCCGGTTTCGACGCTGATGGCCTGGCGTTCGCTCCGCGGCGCGCCGATGCAGCGGGAGTGGATCGACCTGGCGGCCATGTCGCCCTCACTGCCGCGGGCGGTGGTGGCGGCCGAGGACGCCCATTTCTGCAAGCATCACGGCATCGACTGGGGCGCGCTGCGCGAAGCGATCGACGACGCGCAGGAGGACGGCACTGCTTTCCGCGGCGCCTCCACCATCACCCAGCAGGTGGCCAAGAACCTGTTCCTCTGGCAGGGGCGGGATTTCGTCCGCAAGGCGCTGGAGTTCCCGCTGGCGCTGTGGATCGACCTGGTCCTGCCCAAGGCGCGGATCCTGGAAATCTACCTCAACATCGCCGAGCTCGGGCCGCAGGGGCAGTTTGGCGTCGAGACGGCCAGCGCCTATGCCTTCGGCAAGTCGGCGGCGAACCTCTCCCCCCGGGAGGCGGCACTTCTGGCCTCGATCCTGCCGAATCCGGTCAAACGCAGCGCCAGGACCCCGGGGCCGGGCGTCCGGCGGCTGGCGGGGACCTATGTGGCAAGGTCGCAGGCCAGCTCACTTTTGACCTGCTGGCGGGATACTCGCTGA
- a CDS encoding polyprenyl synthetase family protein: MTGTSPSDFAKRLDKTADDTEALLARLLSDDILHDEIARPKRLMDAMRYSSLNGGKRLRPFLVVESAAVFGVPREAALLVGAALECIHCYSLIHDDLPAMDNSDLRRGRPTLHKKTDDATAILAGDGLLTLAFDIVTRDEIHRDANVRLLLTRALARCAGIGGMVGGQILDLAGEGRFGGNEPIDVARIQQMKTGALLRYGCIAGAILGQASQKEYQALDDYGRALGEAFQIADDLLDVEGDAAALGKPAGADAALGKTTFVTQLGIEGAKQRVRDLLARADSAVSIFGDRAAVLQAAARFVAERKN; the protein is encoded by the coding sequence ATGACCGGCACGTCCCCGTCCGATTTCGCCAAACGTCTGGACAAGACCGCTGATGATACCGAGGCCCTGCTCGCGCGGCTCTTGTCGGACGACATCCTGCACGATGAGATCGCCCGGCCCAAGCGACTGATGGACGCAATGCGCTATTCCAGCCTGAATGGCGGCAAGCGCCTGCGGCCGTTCCTGGTGGTCGAGAGCGCAGCCGTGTTCGGCGTGCCGCGCGAAGCCGCACTGCTCGTCGGCGCGGCGCTGGAATGCATCCACTGCTATTCGCTGATCCATGACGACCTGCCGGCGATGGACAATTCGGACCTGCGCCGCGGCCGCCCCACCCTGCACAAGAAGACCGATGACGCCACCGCGATCCTCGCGGGCGACGGCCTTTTGACGCTCGCCTTCGACATCGTCACCCGCGACGAGATCCATCGCGACGCCAATGTGCGGCTGCTGCTGACGCGCGCGCTGGCGCGCTGCGCCGGCATTGGCGGCATGGTCGGCGGCCAGATCCTCGATCTCGCCGGCGAAGGCCGCTTTGGCGGCAACGAGCCGATCGACGTCGCCCGCATTCAGCAGATGAAGACCGGGGCGCTGCTGCGTTACGGCTGCATCGCCGGCGCGATCCTCGGCCAGGCCTCGCAAAAGGAATACCAGGCGCTCGACGATTACGGCCGCGCCCTCGGTGAAGCCTTCCAGATCGCCGATGACCTGCTCGACGTCGAGGGCGACGCGGCCGCGCTCGGCAAGCCGGCCGGTGCCGATGCCGCGCTCGGCAAGACCACCTTCGTCACCCAGCTCGGCATCGAAGGCGCCAAGCAGCGCGTGCGCGATCTGCTCGCGCGGGCCGACAGCGCAGTGTCGATCTTCGGCGACCGCGCCGCCGTGCTGCAAGCCGCCGCGCGGTTTGTCGCCGAGCGGAAGAACTGA
- a CDS encoding DUF1345 domain-containing protein — MTTDKKEDPALVRFRQMSRPMRLIYARPRTFISLGVGILVCLLLPGSIRLTTRLVLGWDALIAVYLVLVYVMMLCNDHEHIRRSAAMQDDGRFVILLVTAIGAFASIAAIVAELGNHRGATELTIAITTIALSWAAVHTTFALHYAHDYYLHPPGGLQFPSGDKEDHADYWDFVYFSFVIGMTAQVSDVGITDKTIRRTATAHGIVSFIYNTALLALTVNIAASAISN, encoded by the coding sequence ATGACCACTGACAAAAAAGAAGATCCCGCCCTCGTCCGCTTCCGCCAGATGTCGCGGCCGATGCGGCTGATCTATGCGCGGCCACGGACCTTCATCTCGCTCGGCGTCGGCATCCTCGTCTGCCTGCTTTTGCCGGGCTCGATCCGGCTGACGACGCGGCTCGTGCTCGGCTGGGACGCGCTGATCGCGGTCTATCTGGTGCTGGTCTATGTGATGATGCTGTGCAACGATCACGAGCACATCCGCCGCAGCGCTGCGATGCAGGACGACGGCCGCTTCGTGATCCTGCTGGTGACAGCGATCGGCGCGTTTGCGAGCATCGCAGCGATCGTCGCCGAGCTCGGCAACCATCGCGGCGCCACAGAGCTGACGATCGCAATCACCACGATCGCGCTGTCCTGGGCGGCCGTGCACACCACCTTCGCCCTGCACTATGCTCATGACTATTATCTGCACCCGCCCGGCGGGTTGCAGTTCCCCAGCGGTGACAAGGAAGATCACGCCGACTATTGGGACTTCGTCTATTTCTCGTTCGTGATCGGCATGACCGCGCAGGTCTCCGACGTCGGCATCACCGACAAGACCATCCGCCGCACCGCCACCGCGCACGGCATCGTGTCGTTCATCTACAACACGGCCTTGCTGGCGCTGACGGTGAACATCGCGGCCAGCGCGATCTCGAACTGA